A stretch of Metabacillus sp. FJAT-52054 DNA encodes these proteins:
- a CDS encoding nuclease-related domain-containing protein: protein MVVKERGTPIRILKLQSLLRRLNKNHSKRKQIQEDFAKCLAGYKGEESIDYFLQQLPSEKYSILHNINIPFYTSSLQMDTLIISDHCIFILEVKNFSGTLIFDQSFKQLLRISQGMEECFPDPILQVERQKNALIQFLKNQRISQPVIFPIVIISNPTTAIKTSKEHHIVEDRVIHAGGILSKVKELETALSGRMNTSKQTIIDMLLKSHAEKDFEVLEYYKINKSEILSGVECSRCRMLTMKRMRKAWVCSICLDRSVDAHRIALMDFYLLKDYCITNRQFREFTGLASVSTASKLLSKSALKKNGDTKGRSYMLDSNYFKNEMQIKI from the coding sequence GTGGTAGTAAAAGAAAGAGGAACCCCAATTCGAATACTAAAATTACAGTCGTTATTGAGGAGGCTGAATAAAAATCATTCAAAACGGAAGCAGATTCAGGAAGATTTTGCAAAATGCTTAGCAGGATATAAAGGTGAGGAGTCCATTGATTATTTTCTGCAGCAATTACCCTCTGAAAAATATAGTATTCTGCATAATATCAATATTCCTTTTTATACATCCTCCTTACAGATGGACACCCTAATTATCTCGGATCATTGCATCTTTATACTCGAGGTGAAAAACTTCTCGGGAACACTAATTTTTGACCAATCTTTTAAACAGTTGCTTAGAATTTCACAGGGTATGGAGGAATGCTTTCCAGACCCTATTTTGCAGGTGGAAAGGCAGAAAAATGCTCTTATTCAATTTTTAAAAAATCAGAGAATATCACAACCTGTGATATTTCCTATTGTCATCATCAGTAACCCAACAACTGCTATAAAAACAAGTAAAGAGCATCACATAGTAGAAGACCGAGTTATTCACGCTGGAGGGATTTTATCGAAGGTTAAGGAGCTCGAAACTGCTTTATCAGGAAGGATGAATACAAGTAAGCAGACAATAATTGATATGCTATTAAAAAGTCATGCAGAGAAAGATTTTGAAGTGCTGGAATATTACAAGATAAACAAAAGCGAAATTTTGTCCGGAGTTGAATGTTCAAGGTGCAGAATGTTGACTATGAAGCGTATGCGGAAAGCGTGGGTTTGCTCTATATGTCTCGATCGATCAGTGGATGCACATAGAATTGCACTTATGGATTTTTACCTTCTGAAAGATTATTGTATTACCAATCGGCAATTCAGAGAATTCACTGGATTGGCATCTGTTTCTACTGCAAGTAAGCTGCTTAGCAAATCAGCGCTAAAAAAGAATGGAGATACAAAAGGGAGAAGCTATATGTTAGATTCGAACTATTTTAAAAACGAAATGCAAATCAAAATTTAG
- a CDS encoding YlaI family protein, whose protein sequence is MRVKCVICDQVHTINDETLLAKRLRNRPIHTYTCPECYERIETKTKERLSTGNFRLYRDKQTGDFLS, encoded by the coding sequence ATGAGAGTAAAATGCGTAATATGCGACCAAGTACACACAATAAATGACGAAACGCTGCTGGCTAAAAGGCTGCGGAACAGACCCATCCACACTTACACCTGCCCCGAATGCTACGAACGTATCGAAACTAAAACAAAAGAAAGACTAAGCACAGGAAACTTCAGGCTTTATCGCGACAAACAAACCGGAGATTTCCTGTCATGA